The genomic interval AATTGAAGCACAGAATTTGTTGAGTATTAGTTTGGAAGGCAGTGTTGGGTAATCAATTGATAAATGACAATTGAAAATTAAAAGCAGGGTCGAATAGTTTAAAAAGGGATAAAAATGTTAGAAGTAAAAGATTTAAAAGCATCGATTGAAGGAAAAGAAATTTTAAAAGGGATAAACCTAAAAGTAAATCCCGGGGAAGTGCATGCTATTATGGGGCCAAACGGATCTGGAAAAAGCACCCTGGCAAATGTTCTGTCCGGACGTGAAGAATATGAAGTGACCGGCGGAAGCGTTTCTTATGTTGGTGACGATTTGCTTGAATTTGCAGCTGAAGAAAGGGCACAGAAAGGAATTTTTCTGGCTTTTCAGTATCCGGTGGAAATTCCAGGAGTAAGCAATGTTTATTTTTTAAGAACTGCGTTAAATGAAATCCGCAAAGCAAATGGCGAAGAAGAAGTTGATGCTGCCTCATTTCTAAAAATGATTCGCAAGAAAATGGAAATGGTGGCCATGGATAAATCGCTTTTAAACCGTGCTGTGAATGAAGGGTTTTCCGGCGGTGAGAAGAAACGAAATGAAATTTTCCAAATGGCAGTGCTCGAGCCAAAACTGGCGATTCTTGATGAAACAGATTCTGGCCTTGACATTGATGCCTTGCGTATAGTTGCTGATGGTGTAAATGCATTAAAAAGTTCAAATAATGCAACCATAGTAGTAACGCATTACCAGAGACTTTTGGAATATATCGTACCGGATTTTGTCCATGTTTTATATAAAGGACAGATTGTAAAATCAGGTGGAAAAGAATTAGCCTTGGAATTAGAAGAAAAAGGTTACGACTGGTTGAAGTAGGACTTGTTCAAAAGGACACTACCGTGTCATTCCTGATTGTTCTTAACAGGGATCATTATACTTAGTAGCAGTTTAGATTCCCGCTTAAACCCTGCGGGAATGACAAAAAATGGGTTAATAAAGACAATTGCTGAGAAGCTAAAAAGGAAATAATGAATACAAAAGATCAAAACAGCGAAAAATACCTGAAAGCATTCAACAGTTATTTTAATGGCCAGGCAAAACAATCTTTTCATAAAATTCGTGAAGATGCTATTGATAATTTCGACAAACTGGGATTCCCTTCAACAAAAAAAGAAGAGTGGCGTTTTACAAATATCGCCGGGATAGCTAAGTCTGACTTCAAAATTGCAAAGAGAAACCTTGTTGATCAGGTAACTGAGAAGGATGTTGAATCGTTTTTATATAAAAACTGGCAGGGAACTCAAATAGTATTTATTGACGGTTTCTTTTCTGAGAAGCTATCAAAGATTGAGAATATATCTGATAAAATTTCGATCAAACCTCTCTCTGCACATCTTGAATCGGATAATGATTTTGTAAGTGAAAAAATAAGCCAACTTGCTTCTTACGAAAACGAGGCATTTGTTGCGCTTAATACAGCTTTTACTACAGAAGGCTGTGCAATCACAATCCCTGATAATATTGTCGAGAAAAATGGTGTTCATATTGTAAATATTGCAGCATCAGCCGGATGTTTATCTAATCCACGAAATATGCTTATTTGTGGTAAAAATTCCGAAGCGCTTGTTGTTGAGAGCTATCACACTTTGTCTGATGAAGAGGTATTTGTAAATAGTGTCACAGAAATTTTTATGGATGAAAATGCCAATCTTTATCACTACAAATTGCAAAATGAATCATTCAAAAGTAATCATATTGGCAACACAGCTATCAACCAAAAAGCGAATAGCAATTATATTTCTGCATCATTTGATTTTGGTGGAAAACTCGTCAGAAATAATATTTCAACAGAACTGGATGGAGAAGGAATTAACAGCACTTTGAACGGTTTATACATCGCAAAGGATGCCCAGCATATAGACAACCATACGTTTATTGACCATGCCAAAGCGCATTGCGAAAGCCATGAACTTTATCGTGGAATTTTGAAAGATCAAGCAAAAGGTGTTTTTAGTGGCAAGATTTTGGTTAGGCAGGATGCACAGAAAACGGATGCGAAACAATCCAACAACTGTTTGCTGCTTTCTGAAGACGCCCAAATAGATGCGAAGCCGCAATTGGAAATCTACGCAGATGATGTAAAATGTACTCACGGTGCTACCGTTGGCCAATTGGATGAAAGTGCCTTGTTTTATTTCCGGGCACGTGGAATTCCCAAAGAAAAGGCCTTAAGCATGCTAACCTATGCCTTTGCCGAAGAAGTTATTACAGGTGTAAAAAGTAAGCCATTGCAGGATCAAGTTGAACAGCTATTATTGCAACGGCTTAGTTCATAACGCTTTTCTCGGTGCGGGCGCAGCGTCATGCTGAACTTGTTTCAGCATCCATGAATTATTTGTGGATTCCGAAATAAATTCGGAATGACGAAATTTTTAATAGAAAACATAATAATATAAAGTAAGACGCTACCTATGGAAAACAGCGAAGTAAAAATCTCTAAAGATCAAATCATTGATGCCCTTAAAGGTGTTTTTGATCCTGAAATCCCGGTTGATATTTATGAGATGGGCCTGGTTTATGATATCAAAATTACCCATTCACAGATTTTGATTTTAATGACCCTGACCTCTCCAAGTTGTCCTGCGGCACAATCCATTCCTTTGGATGTACAGGATAAAGTTGGCAGGGTTCCCGGTGTAGAAAACGTAGAGGTTGAAATTGTTTGGGATCCGCCTTGGGGTATGGAAATGATGTCGGATGAGGCTAAATTGGAATTGGGGTATTTTTGATGCAAACTTTGTCCGTTGAAAAAGAAAAAGTTTTCGATGTTGAAAAAATCAGGGCCGATTTCCCCATATTAAATGAGACAGTCCACAATAATCCGCTTATATATCTTGATAATGGCGCGACAACTCAAAAACCGCAGCAGGTAATAGAGGCGATCTCCACTTATTATACAACATCCAATGCAAATGTGCACAGAGGATTGCACTTGCTGGCAGAACGCGCAACTGAGGGATACGAGAACTGCCGTAAAAAAACCGCTTCTTTTATAAACGCTCCTTCTGAAAAAAATATTATTTTCACCAGAGGTACGACAGAATCGATAAACCTTGTTGCCTATAGCTGGGCCAGAAAGTTTTTAAAAGCAGGTGATGAAATTCTGGTATCCGAGATGGAGCATCACAGCAATATTGTTCCATGGCATATTCTTGCAAATCAAATTGGCGTCAAAGTTGTATTTATCCCACTGAATAAAGATGGGTGTCTAAACATTGATTCTTTGGACAAGCTAATCTCTAACAGGACCAGGCTAATAGCAATTACACACATGTCAAATGTCCTTGGTACTATAAATCCGATAAAAGAAATTGTAAAACGAGCGCATGATAAAAATATAAAAGTTCTTGTAGACGCAGCTCAAAGTGTTCCAAACATGCCTGTTGATGTTCATGACCTGGAATGTGATTTTCTTACTTTTTCATCACACAAAATGCTTGGACCTACGGGATTGGGTGTGTTATTTGTTAAAAAAGAAATACAATATGAAATGGATCCTTTTTTAGGTGGTGGAGAAATGATTTCCACCGTTACAAAAGAACAGGTATCCTGGGCAGATATTCCGCACAAATTTGAAGCAGGAACACCAAACATTGCCGCTACTTTTGGCTTTTCAGCTGCTCTTGATTATCTAGATAATTTGGGAATGGAATATATTGAAAACTACAAAAAAAGATTAACATTGTATGCAATCGATAACATGAAGAGAATACCGGGTTTAGAAATTTTTGGCGAGGCTGAAGAACGCGGTGCAGCTGTTGCTTTTAATATAAAAAATATTCATCCATTCGACCTGGCCCAGTTTTTAGACCAAAATGGTATTGCCATTCGATCAGGACATCATTGTGCTCAACCTTTAATGCAATGTCTAAATATAACTGGAGCAGCAAGGGCAAGTTTTTATATTTACAATACATTTCAGGAAGTGGATATATTTGTCGAAAAACTGCAAAAAGCCACCCATTTTTTTTAAAAGTTACCCGACTCATATAAAATTCCTCAAAACCATCATATCTAATTACCCGCATCATTTAAGTTGATTGGATTTTAAAGTAATACTATATTTTCAAATCTATGAAAAATTCCAAAGAATCTCAGCCTCAACTTGATCTTATTAAAAAAAAGGAACTGGTTCGATTACGCCGGAATTACTCAAAACCAATTCTTGGTATTACAGGCTATCTTGGTAAAACAACTTTAATTACAATGCTCTCTGCTGTTTTGAGCTCACGTGGAAAAGTTCTAAAAACA from Calditrichota bacterium carries:
- the sufC gene encoding Fe-S cluster assembly ATPase SufC produces the protein MLEVKDLKASIEGKEILKGINLKVNPGEVHAIMGPNGSGKSTLANVLSGREEYEVTGGSVSYVGDDLLEFAAEERAQKGIFLAFQYPVEIPGVSNVYFLRTALNEIRKANGEEEVDAASFLKMIRKKMEMVAMDKSLLNRAVNEGFSGGEKKRNEIFQMAVLEPKLAILDETDSGLDIDALRIVADGVNALKSSNNATIVVTHYQRLLEYIVPDFVHVLYKGQIVKSGGKELALELEEKGYDWLK
- the sufD gene encoding Fe-S cluster assembly protein SufD: MNTKDQNSEKYLKAFNSYFNGQAKQSFHKIREDAIDNFDKLGFPSTKKEEWRFTNIAGIAKSDFKIAKRNLVDQVTEKDVESFLYKNWQGTQIVFIDGFFSEKLSKIENISDKISIKPLSAHLESDNDFVSEKISQLASYENEAFVALNTAFTTEGCAITIPDNIVEKNGVHIVNIAASAGCLSNPRNMLICGKNSEALVVESYHTLSDEEVFVNSVTEIFMDENANLYHYKLQNESFKSNHIGNTAINQKANSNYISASFDFGGKLVRNNISTELDGEGINSTLNGLYIAKDAQHIDNHTFIDHAKAHCESHELYRGILKDQAKGVFSGKILVRQDAQKTDAKQSNNCLLLSEDAQIDAKPQLEIYADDVKCTHGATVGQLDESALFYFRARGIPKEKALSMLTYAFAEEVITGVKSKPLQDQVEQLLLQRLSS
- a CDS encoding DUF59 domain-containing protein → MENSEVKISKDQIIDALKGVFDPEIPVDIYEMGLVYDIKITHSQILILMTLTSPSCPAAQSIPLDVQDKVGRVPGVENVEVEIVWDPPWGMEMMSDEAKLELGYF
- a CDS encoding cysteine desulfurase, with protein sequence MQTLSVEKEKVFDVEKIRADFPILNETVHNNPLIYLDNGATTQKPQQVIEAISTYYTTSNANVHRGLHLLAERATEGYENCRKKTASFINAPSEKNIIFTRGTTESINLVAYSWARKFLKAGDEILVSEMEHHSNIVPWHILANQIGVKVVFIPLNKDGCLNIDSLDKLISNRTRLIAITHMSNVLGTINPIKEIVKRAHDKNIKVLVDAAQSVPNMPVDVHDLECDFLTFSSHKMLGPTGLGVLFVKKEIQYEMDPFLGGGEMISTVTKEQVSWADIPHKFEAGTPNIAATFGFSAALDYLDNLGMEYIENYKKRLTLYAIDNMKRIPGLEIFGEAEERGAAVAFNIKNIHPFDLAQFLDQNGIAIRSGHHCAQPLMQCLNITGAARASFYIYNTFQEVDIFVEKLQKATHFF